A single window of Microbispora hainanensis DNA harbors:
- a CDS encoding ClpP family protease — MSVSPSTSYRDRLNERLFQQRTLLLTGEVDDEMAERACAEMVLLASADPESDIILYINSPGGSVLAGLAIYDTMKLVPNDVVTVALGMAASMGQVLLASGTHGKRISLAHSRIMMHQPSAGIGGTAIDISIQAENLKYMKRQSEEILAAETGRTIEEIAADSDRDRWFTPEQARDYGIIDSIVDSFQAIAPYAVSNRMGFTS, encoded by the coding sequence ATGAGTGTTTCACCGAGCACGAGTTACCGGGATCGGCTGAACGAAAGGCTGTTCCAGCAACGGACCCTGCTGCTGACCGGAGAGGTCGACGACGAGATGGCCGAGCGGGCGTGCGCCGAGATGGTGCTGCTCGCCTCGGCGGACCCCGAAAGCGACATCATCCTCTACATCAATTCGCCGGGAGGGTCGGTGCTGGCCGGGCTGGCGATCTACGACACGATGAAGCTGGTGCCGAACGACGTCGTCACCGTCGCGCTGGGGATGGCGGCGAGCATGGGCCAGGTGCTGCTGGCGTCCGGCACGCACGGCAAGCGGATCAGCCTCGCGCACAGCCGGATCATGATGCACCAGCCGTCGGCCGGCATCGGCGGCACGGCGATCGACATCTCCATCCAGGCAGAGAACCTCAAGTACATGAAACGGCAGTCCGAGGAGATCCTCGCCGCGGAGACGGGCCGCACGATCGAGGAGATCGCCGCCGACAGCGACCGGGACCGCTGGTTCACCCCCGAGCAGGCCCGCGACTACGGGATCATCGACTCGATCGTCGACTCCTTCCAGGCCATCGCGCCGTACGCCGTTTCCAACCGGATGGGGTTCACGTCATGA